In Aquimarina sp. TRL1, a single window of DNA contains:
- a CDS encoding YqjF family protein codes for MTLKNILDTTAHRPWELPAESWKFYQEWNEVVFLHYPVTLTELKKHVPKELEIDLFDGTPWVSIVAFTMEKIRPKNVPAFSPISDFDEINIRTYVRSGNKTGVYFLSIEAGKKLSCAIARRISELPYRFSKIERTDQKYQAQNPKFNDLLNIEFTIGKKLRKKTRLDIWLTERYALFQDSEQAINEFDIHHLEWCIHELTLEKLEIKYPRFEKLINNTPAKIHYSKGVKVIAWNKKKKQDIKNK; via the coding sequence ATGACTCTTAAAAACATCTTAGATACGACAGCTCATAGACCCTGGGAATTGCCTGCAGAAAGTTGGAAATTCTATCAGGAGTGGAATGAAGTTGTATTTCTTCATTATCCGGTTACCTTGACCGAATTAAAAAAACATGTTCCAAAAGAATTAGAAATTGATCTTTTTGATGGAACTCCTTGGGTTTCTATCGTTGCATTTACAATGGAAAAAATACGTCCAAAAAACGTACCTGCTTTCTCTCCTATATCAGATTTTGATGAAATCAATATTCGTACATATGTCCGTTCAGGTAACAAGACAGGTGTTTATTTTTTGAGTATTGAAGCAGGAAAAAAACTGTCCTGTGCTATCGCCAGAAGAATTTCTGAACTTCCTTATCGATTCTCTAAAATTGAACGGACTGACCAAAAATATCAGGCACAAAACCCCAAATTTAATGACCTTCTAAATATCGAATTTACTATTGGAAAGAAATTAAGGAAAAAAACAAGACTGGATATATGGCTAACTGAAAGATATGCCCTTTTTCAGGATTCAGAACAAGCCATAAATGAATTCGATATTCATCATCTAGAATGGTGCATCCATGAACTTACTTTAGAAAAATTAGAGATAAAGTACCCGAGATTTGAAAAACTAATAAACAATACTCCTGCAAAAATTCACTATTCAAAAGGCGTTAAGGTGATTGCCTGGAATAAAAAGAAAAAACAGGATATCAAAAATAAGTAA
- a CDS encoding right-handed parallel beta-helix repeat-containing protein gives MKKSIFTLLISIVVLLGCENDTSFNNDTKAHDYEYVNALSKGAKGNGINDDTEAIQKLLDDKSIKTIYLQENHTFLVKSLIVPSNKTLIIDGTLKVNEKNTYSSSFNNLIYGNNVENIIISGNGIIDGNKDLLQQGYFSLIKFENSNNIEVSTKRIQNNRLPNAKPSNITLGCLYFVKCENVKINDIQLSNWSREGIWLKNTNNSIISNIQCLGDKDSWSGIQVSGENNTINSSIVENAGASGISFDSKYSLISNCIVKNNRFYHGFNFGHKGIPTENTQIINCVSRNSAENGFTFGFSSKDNYIINSHSDNASKAGFLVSNGATNITFNNISAKKSGFGLAIYGATIKVSNADFIENTVPFKIFTGTLGSQYEFDNVKLSSDLMNSSINLIDLNHANSYKPVEKYVDNLTGFQYYKVFNKNVRPLSHIRLEPAHGNTTLAGPFLKEVNSNYFVIGLVNKPENPAWLRFYIQ, from the coding sequence ATGAAAAAAAGCATATTTACTTTATTAATTTCAATAGTAGTTCTTCTAGGTTGTGAAAATGACACTAGCTTTAATAATGACACTAAAGCGCATGATTATGAATATGTTAACGCATTATCAAAAGGAGCAAAAGGAAATGGGATTAATGATGATACGGAAGCTATCCAGAAATTACTTGACGATAAATCTATCAAGACTATATATTTACAGGAAAATCATACTTTTTTAGTAAAATCATTAATAGTTCCATCAAATAAAACGTTAATAATTGATGGTACTTTAAAAGTTAATGAAAAAAACACATATAGTTCTAGTTTTAATAATTTAATCTATGGAAATAATGTTGAAAACATAATTATTTCTGGTAATGGAATTATCGACGGAAATAAAGATTTATTGCAACAAGGTTATTTTTCTTTAATTAAATTTGAAAACAGTAACAATATTGAAGTTTCAACAAAAAGAATTCAAAACAATAGACTTCCTAATGCTAAACCGAGTAATATTACCTTAGGTTGTCTTTACTTCGTTAAATGTGAAAATGTTAAGATAAATGATATTCAACTCTCTAACTGGAGCAGAGAAGGAATCTGGTTAAAAAACACAAATAATTCTATAATTAGTAATATTCAATGTTTAGGAGATAAAGACTCTTGGTCTGGAATCCAGGTAAGTGGAGAAAACAATACTATAAACTCTAGTATTGTTGAAAATGCAGGAGCTAGCGGAATAAGTTTTGACTCTAAATATTCTTTGATAAGCAATTGCATAGTTAAAAACAATAGATTTTATCATGGATTCAATTTTGGGCACAAAGGAATCCCCACGGAAAACACCCAAATAATTAATTGTGTATCTAGAAACTCAGCCGAAAATGGATTTACATTTGGTTTCAGTTCAAAAGATAATTATATCATTAATAGTCATTCAGACAATGCGTCTAAAGCAGGTTTCCTAGTTTCAAACGGAGCAACAAACATTACTTTTAATAATATAAGTGCAAAAAAAAGTGGGTTTGGTTTGGCTATTTATGGAGCTACTATAAAAGTTAGTAATGCTGATTTTATTGAAAATACTGTCCCTTTCAAAATTTTTACAGGAACACTTGGTAGTCAATACGAGTTTGATAATGTAAAATTATCATCTGATTTAATGAATTCTTCTATAAACCTAATCGATTTGAACCATGCAAATAGTTATAAACCTGTAGAAAAATATGTTGACAATTTAACTGGATTTCAATATTATAAAGTCTTTAATAAAAATGTTCGTCCTTTATCACATATACGACTGGAACCAGCTCATGGAAACACAACTCTTGCTGGACCATTTCTTAAAGAAGTTAACAGCAATTACTTTGTTATTGGATTGGTAAACAAGCCTGAAAACCCAGCTTGGTTGAGATTTTACATTCAATAA
- a CDS encoding bifunctional 2-polyprenyl-6-hydroxyphenol methylase/3-demethylubiquinol 3-O-methyltransferase UbiG: protein MNRKKLISRNIERFYNQASEETRLDKGMGVFEFERVKTLIHKYIPNTASKIIDVGGGTGKYSAWLAQKGHTVHLVEPVPKHIQIAINRANKLKNKFFVHLGESRQLTLPNNYADLVILHGPLYHLQNKEDRIATIIEAKRVVKNNGIILAFAINYTASTLVGLLHGLLHKKSFFEMCQRELTTGVHTPPDDFPWLLVEAYYHKPEELKNEFVKQELTYLNTYAVEGMAWLDKDFLSNLSNKKRKKTLSALIAITENDPYLLSFSPHMMIATQKQKTYEK from the coding sequence ATGAACCGTAAAAAATTAATAAGCAGAAACATAGAACGTTTTTACAATCAGGCATCTGAAGAAACCCGACTTGATAAAGGTATGGGAGTTTTTGAGTTTGAAAGAGTAAAAACACTTATCCATAAATATATTCCTAATACCGCTTCAAAAATAATTGATGTCGGTGGAGGAACAGGAAAATATTCAGCATGGCTTGCCCAGAAAGGACATACAGTCCACTTAGTAGAGCCTGTTCCCAAGCACATACAAATAGCTATAAACAGAGCTAACAAACTAAAAAACAAATTTTTCGTTCATCTGGGAGAATCCAGACAATTAACATTGCCAAACAACTATGCTGATCTGGTGATACTTCATGGTCCTTTGTATCATTTACAAAATAAAGAAGACAGAATCGCTACCATTATAGAAGCTAAACGGGTTGTAAAAAATAATGGAATCATTCTGGCTTTTGCCATTAATTATACCGCCTCTACTTTGGTAGGTCTATTGCATGGCTTGCTTCATAAAAAATCATTTTTTGAAATGTGTCAAAGAGAATTAACAACAGGAGTGCATACCCCTCCCGATGATTTTCCCTGGCTTTTGGTCGAAGCCTATTATCATAAACCAGAGGAGTTAAAAAATGAATTTGTAAAACAAGAATTGACATATCTGAATACCTATGCCGTTGAAGGAATGGCTTGGTTAGATAAAGATTTCTTAAGTAATCTATCCAATAAAAAAAGGAAAAAGACATTATCAGCACTAATAGCGATCACCGAAAACGACCCTTATCTTTTATCGTTTAGTCCACACATGATGATTGCTACTCAAAAACAGAAAACCTATGAAAAATAA
- a CDS encoding S9 family peptidase — translation MMRRNDISMYLRGNTKLPVFLSIIFLVFLSNQLDAQSSEAIKTKDVTFKSKGIQLAGTIYTPQNPYAGLVIVHGSDQVPRMTEFAKRLSKSGISVLTYDKRGVGESEGVYAGPEVGTNNISTDNLTLLAEDVSAAVNTLHEQHQKIPIGLIGFSQAGWIIPIAANKNPIVSFMVLFSCPTITTLEQLRFQFYTNGNTEFWENHTEAEARAHIKNDPDRYQFTATDPKVALQTLSIPGLWIFGEKDIQIPVKLGIEHLNTFKAKGKPFEYCIFSALGHNTAFAGTTEPVDIALQWIKKETKKTGVPKLQK, via the coding sequence ATGATGAGAAGAAATGACATTTCAATGTATCTCAGAGGGAATACAAAACTTCCAGTTTTCTTAAGTATTATTTTTTTGGTATTCCTATCAAACCAACTAGATGCGCAATCATCAGAGGCTATCAAAACAAAGGATGTCACTTTTAAAAGTAAAGGAATCCAATTGGCAGGAACAATCTATACGCCACAAAACCCCTATGCAGGTCTTGTTATTGTACACGGATCTGATCAGGTTCCCCGAATGACCGAATTTGCAAAACGTTTATCAAAGAGTGGAATTTCTGTACTGACCTATGATAAGCGAGGAGTTGGTGAATCCGAAGGCGTATATGCGGGGCCTGAGGTAGGAACAAACAATATTAGTACTGATAACCTTACTCTATTAGCCGAGGATGTGAGTGCTGCCGTAAACACCTTGCACGAACAGCATCAAAAAATCCCCATAGGTCTGATTGGTTTTAGCCAGGCTGGATGGATTATACCGATTGCTGCAAACAAAAATCCGATCGTATCATTTATGGTCTTATTCAGCTGCCCTACGATTACTACACTAGAACAACTTCGGTTTCAGTTTTATACCAATGGGAATACTGAATTTTGGGAAAACCATACAGAAGCAGAAGCGCGTGCACATATTAAGAATGATCCGGACCGCTATCAGTTTACAGCCACGGATCCAAAAGTTGCATTACAAACACTTTCTATCCCGGGCTTGTGGATTTTTGGAGAGAAAGACATACAAATCCCTGTAAAATTAGGGATAGAGCATCTTAATACCTTTAAGGCCAAAGGGAAACCATTCGAGTACTGTATATTCTCTGCATTGGGACACAATACAGCATTTGCAGGGACCACAGAACCTGTAGATATTGCTCTTCAATGGATAAAAAAAGAAACTAAAAAAACCGGAGTACCCAAACTGCAGAAATAA
- a CDS encoding S41 family peptidase: MKRLKSYMLLLLLGITGAKTVYTQTSFISNEKKHTVAQLKEEIQLLRKNLETIHTGLYTYTDSLRFATVFDALETSITTPLSSIELYRKLLVLNQHIKNGHTAIKPEVAYERYIKTKAPLFPLELYFDRDTLYILKNYSHNDAIKEGSILNTINGENAAAVFTTLRNQLPRDGYNTTFPEKVITDTFRRYYAYLKGIPEVYELELKTPEGVKQQLRIRGLSGEEIKKVKWERYRDNKQWWGFTGEPLMTLDIKDSIAVMKLKTFSIYYLKKAKQNFRKFFSNAFDQIAANNVQQLIIDLRDNGGGDEMPTLQLFAHLSKTPFTFYETMYTKSNRVPNPKLYNYGGFLMNFLYPTFKLKRKGDVYEIKGIPGLKEFPPATTVFNGDVYILTNGYSFSATGEITAFIKHARRATFIGEEVGGNAKQHVSGTTFTLTLPYSQIRIQIPVELFRLRVAHKNTGHGVIPDYYVKPSITDKLNGKDVEMEFAMKLIAKKKKINNNKSVFK, translated from the coding sequence ATGAAACGTCTAAAAAGTTATATGCTATTATTACTACTTGGCATTACAGGAGCAAAAACAGTATATACGCAGACCTCCTTTATTTCTAATGAGAAAAAACATACTGTAGCCCAGCTAAAGGAAGAAATACAGCTTCTGAGAAAAAACCTGGAAACAATCCACACAGGATTATATACATATACCGATTCATTGCGCTTTGCTACTGTTTTTGATGCCTTAGAAACATCAATTACTACTCCCCTTTCTTCTATTGAACTATATAGGAAACTTTTAGTACTCAATCAGCATATCAAAAATGGACATACTGCTATCAAACCCGAAGTAGCCTATGAGCGCTATATAAAAACGAAAGCTCCTTTATTCCCTTTGGAACTGTATTTTGATCGGGATACATTATATATTCTAAAGAACTATTCGCATAATGATGCCATAAAAGAAGGGAGTATTCTCAATACCATCAATGGAGAAAATGCGGCTGCCGTTTTTACTACTTTACGAAATCAATTACCCAGAGACGGTTATAATACTACCTTTCCAGAAAAAGTTATTACAGATACTTTTCGTAGGTATTATGCTTACCTAAAAGGAATTCCCGAGGTATATGAACTAGAATTAAAAACTCCAGAGGGAGTAAAGCAGCAGTTGCGTATTCGGGGGCTAAGCGGAGAGGAAATCAAAAAAGTAAAATGGGAACGATATCGCGATAACAAACAATGGTGGGGGTTTACCGGTGAACCCCTAATGACTCTGGATATAAAAGACAGTATTGCCGTTATGAAACTCAAAACCTTTTCTATCTATTACCTGAAAAAAGCAAAACAGAATTTCAGAAAATTCTTTTCGAATGCCTTTGATCAGATAGCAGCCAATAATGTACAACAATTAATAATAGACCTACGGGATAACGGAGGAGGCGATGAGATGCCTACACTACAATTATTCGCCCATCTGAGCAAGACTCCTTTTACCTTTTATGAAACTATGTATACCAAATCCAACAGGGTTCCGAATCCTAAACTGTATAATTACGGAGGCTTTTTGATGAACTTTTTATATCCTACTTTTAAATTAAAAAGGAAAGGAGATGTATATGAAATCAAGGGAATTCCCGGATTAAAAGAGTTCCCTCCTGCCACCACAGTTTTTAACGGAGATGTATATATTCTCACCAATGGCTATTCATTTTCGGCTACGGGAGAAATCACCGCATTTATCAAACATGCTCGGCGGGCTACTTTTATAGGTGAAGAAGTCGGTGGTAATGCCAAGCAACATGTTAGTGGTACCACATTTACCCTTACCCTGCCATATTCCCAAATTCGTATTCAGATTCCCGTAGAATTATTTCGTCTGCGAGTTGCTCATAAAAATACCGGTCATGGGGTCATTCCAGATTACTATGTCAAACCTTCGATTACAGACAAATTAAACGGAAAGGATGTAGAAATGGAATTTGCAATGAAATTAATCGCAAAGAAAAAGAAAATCAACAATAACAAATCAGTTTTTAAATGA
- a CDS encoding DUF6090 family protein: protein MGKIKKKDIYAYLIEIVIIVIGVLIAFYLTNWGEEIKERKTEKEIIAQIYFELNDNLADLKNDVEIHKNALSSQLKVQEFINTDTITSDSLLMDFYWITREEYIFPNTSAFENLKNTGMRIIKNDSLRDLITLVYNNYFPRISKGNNLNPDINEYLIPYFKKNFKVNRNAEITYDLYLGDSLKITYPRDFGNGIKQIIGYIPLDENSLKKDEEFRFLISEVLWYRIYKVRYYQIAIINVKKILKLIEDKYPKAIASKQ, encoded by the coding sequence ATGGGAAAAATAAAAAAGAAAGACATTTATGCATACTTGATTGAAATCGTAATCATCGTTATCGGGGTTTTAATTGCTTTTTATTTAACGAATTGGGGCGAAGAAATTAAAGAACGAAAAACAGAAAAAGAGATTATTGCGCAAATCTACTTTGAATTAAATGACAATTTAGCGGATCTAAAGAATGATGTGGAAATCCATAAAAATGCCCTTTCGAGTCAATTAAAAGTTCAGGAGTTTATCAATACTGATACAATAACGAGTGATTCGCTGTTAATGGATTTTTATTGGATTACAAGGGAAGAATATATTTTTCCGAACACATCTGCTTTTGAAAACCTGAAGAACACAGGCATGCGTATCATTAAAAATGATTCTTTGAGGGATTTAATCACATTGGTTTATAATAATTATTTCCCAAGAATATCCAAAGGAAATAACCTGAATCCGGATATTAATGAGTATCTCATCCCCTATTTTAAAAAGAACTTTAAGGTAAACAGAAATGCAGAAATAACCTATGACTTATACCTGGGAGATTCCCTGAAAATCACCTACCCAAGAGACTTTGGAAATGGTATTAAACAGATCATAGGATATATTCCTTTGGATGAAAACTCCTTAAAAAAAGACGAAGAATTCAGGTTTCTGATATCCGAGGTATTATGGTACAGGATATATAAAGTCCGATATTATCAAATCGCTATAATCAATGTAAAAAAAATACTGAAACTCATTGAAGATAAATACCCAAAAGCCATTGCCAGCAAACAATAA